A stretch of Synechococcus sp. WH 8020 DNA encodes these proteins:
- a CDS encoding ATP-binding cassette domain-containing protein, whose product MSRDILFEKLAQSESPSARLLPELLDALAWSGESVQLRNALSGSPLSMDGVDLLNTLANLGFRWDVRRFRGALTPERLPPLDFPVLIRSQLGKTFQLIENEQDLRKALPSLRRLFVYSFRFEPQRLAEQRQWFQALVLRFRGSIAELYVMSLLIALLTLVLPFYIRAVYNIEIPGNQFSDLLGLVPFALLGVVLQVWLTNRRQVRLADLGAELDITISIRVLEKLMLLRLPQLERYTPLSLASRLRSFQGLRSYLTGPLAQAALDLPFIVIYLIAIAVMSVPLMLLTLVMVLICFGGVYLVGRIARSVQQPLSRNPSNLEPLLLDLLDHYERIKRTGMERIWHARIERASSETAIQGLAPMRLQQLLAILTGEFSQLTGALVLATGAGIAIAGGSGIELGTMIAAMFFVWRVFRPIQMGYQALSRWSQVKPTLEQLNRFMASSDVEPSTSVTQPWILPMPRGQIEFCNVTLRLNALQEPSLSQVNLKIKPGNLVVLNGPEGSGTSSLLRLLDGQIQPGSGVIRFDGTDSRQFPLMQLRHAIDFLSDRPGVFSATLRENMRLADPFADDSLIINCLEIMGLEDLIEGSGLDRPIAMHGVNALALHQLQAVAIARMLIKDHSIFLLDHPFRLLDNKGTDSLLRLFQKRRGLVTTIVVSDEPRLLEMADQIILMKAGTVSFSGTPKDLMSAKQKASMQQAAMAGGSSPSN is encoded by the coding sequence ATGTCGAGGGATATCTTGTTTGAAAAGCTTGCTCAAAGTGAATCTCCATCGGCGAGGCTGTTGCCAGAGCTTCTTGATGCCCTTGCATGGTCTGGTGAATCCGTTCAGCTTCGCAATGCGCTCAGCGGTAGTCCTCTGAGCATGGACGGCGTTGATCTTCTGAATACGCTTGCGAATCTGGGATTCCGCTGGGATGTGCGTCGCTTCCGCGGAGCACTGACGCCTGAACGTCTTCCTCCCCTCGACTTTCCTGTGCTCATTCGTTCGCAGTTAGGTAAAACGTTTCAGTTGATCGAAAATGAACAGGACCTCCGTAAGGCTTTGCCGAGTCTGCGTCGCCTGTTCGTTTATAGCTTTCGGTTTGAGCCGCAGAGGTTGGCTGAGCAACGTCAATGGTTTCAAGCGCTTGTGCTCCGCTTTCGAGGCAGCATTGCTGAGCTTTATGTGATGAGTCTGTTGATCGCTCTTCTTACCTTAGTTCTGCCCTTTTATATACGCGCTGTATACAACATCGAGATTCCTGGTAATCAGTTTAGCGATCTGTTGGGGCTTGTTCCTTTCGCACTGCTCGGTGTTGTGCTTCAGGTTTGGTTGACAAATCGACGTCAAGTTCGGCTTGCGGATCTTGGTGCTGAATTAGATATCACCATCAGCATCAGAGTCCTTGAAAAGTTGATGTTGTTGCGTTTACCACAGCTCGAACGTTACACACCTCTCTCGCTTGCGAGTCGGTTACGCAGTTTTCAAGGACTTCGTTCATATCTCACAGGACCGTTGGCCCAGGCAGCTTTAGATCTTCCTTTCATTGTGATTTATCTGATTGCCATAGCTGTAATGAGTGTCCCCTTAATGCTGCTCACCTTGGTTATGGTGCTTATTTGTTTCGGTGGAGTTTATTTAGTCGGTCGTATTGCTCGCTCTGTTCAGCAACCTTTAAGTCGTAATCCTTCTAATCTTGAACCATTGCTCCTCGATCTTCTTGATCATTACGAGCGAATTAAGCGTACTGGGATGGAACGCATCTGGCATGCGCGAATTGAACGGGCATCGTCAGAAACTGCCATACAAGGTTTAGCGCCTATGCGCTTGCAACAGCTCCTAGCAATTCTTACGGGTGAGTTTTCTCAGCTAACAGGTGCACTTGTGCTTGCGACCGGTGCAGGAATTGCAATTGCAGGCGGAAGTGGTATTGAACTGGGCACAATGATTGCCGCCATGTTTTTTGTTTGGAGGGTATTTCGGCCGATTCAGATGGGCTATCAGGCTTTAAGTCGCTGGTCTCAAGTCAAGCCAACGCTCGAACAACTCAATCGTTTCATGGCATCGTCTGATGTTGAACCCAGTACTTCAGTGACCCAACCCTGGATCCTTCCGATGCCGCGAGGCCAAATTGAATTTTGCAATGTTACTTTGCGCCTTAATGCGTTGCAGGAGCCTTCCCTGTCTCAAGTGAATCTGAAGATCAAACCTGGCAATCTTGTTGTGCTAAATGGCCCAGAGGGTTCAGGTACGTCTTCGCTTCTTAGATTGCTTGATGGGCAAATTCAACCTGGAAGCGGTGTGATTCGATTTGATGGAACTGATTCACGTCAGTTCCCATTGATGCAGTTGCGGCATGCAATTGATTTCCTTTCGGATCGTCCGGGAGTGTTCTCTGCGACGTTGCGTGAAAATATGCGATTGGCTGATCCATTTGCTGATGATTCTTTGATTATTAATTGCCTTGAAATAATGGGTCTTGAAGATTTGATCGAAGGATCAGGATTGGATCGTCCAATTGCAATGCACGGTGTCAATGCCTTAGCTTTACATCAGCTGCAAGCTGTGGCGATTGCTCGAATGTTGATCAAGGATCATTCCATCTTTCTTCTTGATCATCCTTTTCGCTTGCTCGATAACAAAGGCACCGATTCGCTTCTTCGTCTTTTTCAGAAGCGTCGTGGGCTGGTTACCACAATTGTTGTTTCTGATGAGCCTCGTCTATTGGAAATGGCTGATCAGATCATTTTGATGAAGGCTGGCACTGTCAGTTTTTCTGGAACTCCTAAGGATCTGATGTCTGCCAAGCAAAAAGCATCGATGCAGCAAGCTGCGATGGCTGGAGGTTCATCGCCAAGCAATTGA
- a CDS encoding photosystem I assembly protein Ycf4, with amino-acid sequence MAADLLEQPVLGSRRLSNILVALGVTIGGIGFLFASLSSYLGRDLLPLGHPAGLVFVPQGLVMGLYSLAAALLATYLWAVITINVGSGSNRFDRSAGVVTISRRGFRQPISVEIPIKDIQAVKVEVRDGFNTRRRVSLRVRGRRDMPLTRVGEPLPLAQLEQDGAELARFLGVNLEGL; translated from the coding sequence ATGGCCGCTGACCTGCTCGAGCAACCCGTCCTCGGTTCACGCCGGCTTTCAAACATTCTCGTTGCCCTAGGGGTGACGATTGGCGGTATTGGGTTTTTGTTTGCTTCCCTGTCCAGCTATCTGGGTAGGGATCTCCTTCCCTTGGGCCATCCCGCTGGCTTGGTGTTTGTTCCCCAAGGCCTTGTGATGGGCTTGTACAGCCTGGCGGCAGCCCTTCTTGCCACCTATCTCTGGGCCGTGATCACGATCAACGTGGGCTCGGGTAGTAATCGTTTTGACCGCTCCGCTGGTGTGGTGACGATCTCCAGGCGTGGATTTCGTCAGCCGATCAGCGTGGAAATTCCCATCAAGGACATTCAGGCGGTGAAAGTTGAGGTGAGAGATGGTTTCAACACGCGACGCCGTGTTTCTCTTCGCGTTCGCGGAAGACGAGACATGCCCCTCACCCGTGTTGGCGAACCCCTCCCTCTGGCCCAGTTGGAACAGGACGGAGCCGAGTTGGCGCGTTTCTTGGGTGTGAATCTCGAAGGCCTTTGA
- a CDS encoding HlyD family type I secretion periplasmic adaptor subunit encodes MTDPLVKAEASLWQMQAEETDQAFGHGRRAEALSLESGQVPPNLSRWLLGATAVMAGSVLVSALVPIQNYVVASGEIEPAGEIQKVQHLEGGLIRDQLVEEGEKVRRGDVLLTLSEGQIGSQQQQTATRITNLTLEQRELRKALGQEALNLDLPTPSSPSAEVERAFADLLEQKGLDIQRQIKIGDQRLKTLQAKRKEYLDEVALLKEQTNSYAFLENAGAISHNDVLEAERRIASTETMLAELDGTILETQTQRFELRSKLRTDILEQLADVTSEKAELQSVLGEQLDEVRRLQVRSPVDGIVKSYTVKTIGGVIAPGSVVAEVVPLGDQLEGFLRVKPSDIGNVQRGQRAELKVLAYDYSRYGTISGVVRSISAGTFQDEKTGEPYYKVRASLSRDYAGKNEGRNLLVPGMTLTADILTDRTNLLMYLLGPIRRGFGDAMQQ; translated from the coding sequence ATGACTGATCCATTGGTTAAGGCGGAAGCTTCTCTATGGCAGATGCAGGCAGAGGAAACTGATCAAGCCTTTGGTCATGGAAGACGGGCAGAAGCGTTGTCTCTTGAATCTGGACAAGTTCCTCCGAACTTGTCCAGATGGCTGCTTGGTGCGACTGCGGTCATGGCTGGTTCGGTATTGGTTTCTGCATTGGTGCCAATTCAGAATTATGTAGTGGCTTCTGGTGAAATTGAACCGGCGGGAGAGATCCAGAAGGTGCAGCATCTTGAGGGTGGACTCATCCGGGATCAGTTGGTTGAGGAAGGAGAGAAAGTTCGTCGTGGTGATGTGTTGCTCACACTCAGTGAAGGACAGATTGGTTCACAGCAACAGCAAACTGCGACACGCATTACTAATTTGACGCTGGAACAACGTGAGCTGCGTAAAGCTCTTGGACAGGAGGCCCTGAATCTTGACCTTCCCACTCCTTCCTCGCCATCTGCGGAAGTGGAAAGGGCCTTTGCGGATCTTCTCGAACAAAAAGGATTAGACATTCAGCGTCAAATCAAGATTGGTGATCAGCGCCTTAAAACGCTTCAGGCGAAACGCAAGGAATATCTTGATGAAGTTGCACTATTGAAGGAGCAGACGAACTCCTATGCGTTTCTCGAAAATGCTGGGGCTATTTCGCATAACGACGTGCTTGAAGCGGAACGTAGGATTGCATCAACTGAAACAATGCTTGCAGAGCTTGATGGCACTATTTTAGAAACTCAGACGCAAAGATTTGAGCTCCGTTCCAAGTTGCGGACTGACATTCTCGAGCAGTTGGCTGATGTCACCAGTGAAAAGGCTGAGTTGCAAAGTGTTCTTGGTGAGCAACTTGATGAGGTCCGGAGATTGCAAGTCCGTTCTCCTGTTGATGGAATTGTTAAGTCATACACTGTTAAAACTATTGGTGGAGTGATTGCGCCTGGAAGTGTTGTTGCAGAAGTTGTGCCTCTAGGTGATCAACTTGAGGGGTTTTTGCGTGTTAAACCCTCAGATATTGGAAATGTCCAAAGAGGACAAAGGGCTGAGCTTAAGGTTTTGGCCTATGACTACAGCCGCTATGGAACGATTTCTGGTGTGGTTAGATCCATTTCTGCAGGTACTTTCCAGGATGAAAAAACTGGGGAACCTTATTACAAAGTTCGTGCTTCTTTGTCTCGCGATTATGCCGGTAAGAATGAAGGGAGAAATTTACTGGTGCCTGGCATGACGCTTACCGCTGATATCCTTACGGATCGTACTAATTTGCTCATGTATTTGCTTGGTCCTATTCGTCGTGGATTTGGTGACGCGATGCAACAATAG
- the psbC gene encoding photosystem II reaction center protein CP43 produces METPFNSGLIATGGKDLDSTGYAWWSGNARLINLSGRLLGAHVAHAGLMVFWAGAMILFEVSHFTFDKPMYEQGVICMPHVATLGYGVGPGGEVTDLFPFFVVGVLHLISSAVLGLGGLYHALRGPEILENYSTFFSQDWRDKNQMTNIIGYHLILLGVGCLLLVFKAMFFGGVYDTWAPGGGDVRLITNPTLDPGVIFGYLFRAPFGGEGWIIGVNSMEDIIGGHIWLGLTCIFGGIWHVITKPFGWVRRAFIWNGEAYLSYSLGALSFMSFICSAFIWFNNTAYPSEFWGPTNAEASQAQSFTFLVRDQRMGANIGSAMGPTGLGKYLMRSPTGEIIFGGETMRFWDFRGPWLEPLRGPNGLSLDKLQNDIQPWQVRRAAEYMTHAPNASLNSVGGIITEPNSVNFVNLRQWLGAAQFVLAFFFLVGHLWHAGRARAAAAGFEKGIDRQAEPTLAMPDLD; encoded by the coding sequence GTGGAAACGCCCTTTAATTCCGGTCTTATCGCCACTGGCGGTAAAGACCTCGACTCCACCGGCTATGCCTGGTGGTCCGGTAATGCTCGTCTCATCAACCTATCTGGCCGACTGCTAGGTGCCCACGTGGCCCACGCTGGTCTGATGGTGTTCTGGGCTGGAGCCATGATTCTGTTTGAGGTGAGTCACTTCACCTTCGACAAGCCGATGTATGAGCAGGGTGTCATTTGCATGCCCCACGTCGCCACGCTCGGCTATGGCGTTGGTCCTGGCGGTGAGGTCACTGATCTCTTCCCCTTCTTCGTGGTGGGTGTTCTTCACCTCATCAGTTCTGCCGTGCTCGGCCTAGGCGGTCTGTACCACGCATTGCGCGGTCCCGAGATTCTGGAGAATTACTCCACCTTCTTCTCCCAGGATTGGCGCGACAAAAACCAGATGACCAACATCATCGGTTATCACCTGATCCTTCTTGGCGTTGGCTGCCTGCTTTTGGTCTTTAAGGCCATGTTCTTTGGCGGCGTCTACGACACCTGGGCCCCAGGTGGTGGAGATGTTCGTTTGATCACGAATCCAACTCTTGATCCAGGTGTGATCTTTGGTTATTTGTTCCGAGCTCCGTTTGGGGGCGAGGGCTGGATCATCGGTGTGAACTCCATGGAGGACATCATCGGTGGCCACATCTGGCTTGGTTTGACCTGCATCTTCGGTGGTATCTGGCACGTCATCACCAAGCCCTTCGGCTGGGTGCGTCGCGCCTTCATCTGGAATGGTGAGGCTTATCTGAGCTACAGCCTTGGAGCTCTCAGCTTCATGAGCTTCATTTGTTCAGCCTTTATCTGGTTCAACAACACCGCCTATCCCTCAGAGTTCTGGGGACCAACCAACGCTGAAGCCTCTCAAGCACAGAGCTTCACCTTCCTTGTGCGTGACCAACGCATGGGCGCCAACATCGGTTCGGCCATGGGCCCCACTGGTCTTGGTAAGTACCTGATGCGCTCCCCCACCGGAGAAATCATCTTTGGTGGTGAAACCATGCGTTTCTGGGACTTCCGAGGTCCCTGGCTCGAGCCCCTGCGTGGTCCGAATGGACTCAGTCTCGACAAACTCCAAAACGATATTCAGCCTTGGCAGGTTCGCCGCGCAGCTGAATACATGACTCACGCTCCTAATGCCTCACTCAACTCTGTTGGAGGCATCATCACCGAGCCCAACTCGGTGAACTTCGTGAACCTTCGCCAGTGGCTGGGTGCAGCCCAGTTTGTGCTCGCCTTCTTCTTCCTGGTGGGTCACCTCTGGCACGCAGGCCGCGCCCGCGCAGCCGCTGCTGGTTTCGAAAAAGGAATCGATCGTCAAGCAGAACCAACTTTGGCAATGCCTGACCTCGACTGA